The proteins below come from a single Iocasia fonsfrigidae genomic window:
- a CDS encoding AbrB/MazE/SpoVT family DNA-binding domain-containing protein yields MKSTGIVRKIDDLGRMVIPIELRKTMNIDKKDPMEIYVDEEKIILKKYEPACIFCGNADDTFEFKGKVICHDCAESMSE; encoded by the coding sequence ATGAAATCTACTGGCATAGTCAGGAAGATTGACGATTTAGGCAGAATGGTCATACCCATTGAACTGCGCAAGACAATGAATATCGATAAAAAAGACCCAATGGAGATCTATGTCGATGAAGAAAAAATTATACTTAAAAAATATGAACCAGCTTGTATCTTCTGTGGCAATGCAGATGACACCTTTGAATTTAAAGGAAAGGTTATCTGTCATGATTGTGCAGAAAGCATGTCTGAGTAA
- a CDS encoding YqeG family HAD IIIA-type phosphatase: protein MINKLKPDQYYQDVFLIDFDLLKKQGIKGVICDIDNTIVPWSEEEILQEIIDWFSEIKDRGFQICLVSNGTAKRVNYFSEKLDLPAFGQAVKPAGKAFRKAQTVMALNSSEIVVIGDQLFTDVFGGNRMGFVTILVDPMNSREFFTTRIMRLLERMFFKRGEEK, encoded by the coding sequence ATGATTAACAAGTTAAAACCAGATCAGTACTATCAGGATGTTTTCTTAATTGATTTTGACTTATTAAAAAAACAGGGTATTAAGGGGGTTATCTGTGATATAGATAATACGATAGTACCCTGGTCAGAGGAAGAGATATTACAGGAGATTATCGACTGGTTTAGTGAGATTAAAGATAGGGGTTTTCAAATCTGCCTTGTTTCTAATGGTACAGCTAAAAGAGTTAATTATTTTAGTGAGAAACTTGATTTACCTGCCTTTGGACAGGCTGTTAAACCAGCAGGAAAGGCTTTTAGAAAGGCTCAAACTGTAATGGCACTTAATTCATCGGAGATTGTTGTTATAGGTGACCAGCTTTTTACTGATGTGTTTGGAGGTAATCGAATGGGTTTTGTAACTATACTGGTTGACCCCATGAACAGCAGGGAGTTTTTTACTACCCGTATAATGAGGTTATTAGAAAGGATGTTTTTTAAAAGGGGGGAAGAAAAATGA
- a CDS encoding cell wall hydrolase, with translation MTLKTLKKKILFIFLICLFVVVYQLEVSAAYNLIFGERILKDGDEGADVAILQRKLKELSYYNGVIDGLYGKGTTNAVKLFQRDKGLMTDGIVGDETYQALPKGSLESRMDVSREEIILLARIINGEARGESFRGKVAVGAVIINRVESDSFPNSIREVILQRNQFSCLLDGQANFYPQKSSIDAARAALLGYDPTYGSLFFYNPKVATNVQWISTRPVVASIGDHIFAR, from the coding sequence ATGACTTTAAAGACTTTGAAAAAGAAAATATTATTTATATTCCTGATCTGTCTATTTGTAGTTGTCTATCAACTAGAGGTATCTGCCGCCTATAATCTTATCTTTGGTGAAAGGATACTAAAGGATGGTGATGAAGGAGCAGATGTAGCTATTTTACAGAGGAAATTAAAGGAATTATCTTATTATAATGGGGTCATTGATGGTTTATATGGAAAAGGTACCACTAATGCTGTTAAATTATTTCAAAGAGATAAGGGCTTAATGACTGATGGGATTGTTGGAGATGAAACCTATCAGGCTTTGCCTAAAGGTAGTCTAGAAAGCAGAATGGATGTTTCCAGAGAGGAAATAATTCTATTGGCCCGTATTATTAATGGTGAGGCTAGGGGTGAGAGTTTCAGGGGTAAGGTTGCTGTTGGGGCGGTTATTATTAATCGTGTTGAGAGTGATAGTTTTCCTAATAGTATTAGGGAGGTTATCTTACAGAGGAATCAGTTTAGCTGTCTTTTAGATGGGCAGGCTAATTTCTATCCACAGAAGAGTTCTATTGATGCGGCCCGGGCGGCTCTGCTAGGCTATGACCCAACATATGGTTCATTGTTTTTCTATAATCCTAAAGTTGCTACCAATGTTCAGTGGATTTCAACAAGACCGGTAGTCGCCAGTATTGGGGATCATATTTTTGCTAGATAA